Proteins co-encoded in one Papaver somniferum cultivar HN1 chromosome 5, ASM357369v1, whole genome shotgun sequence genomic window:
- the LOC113281765 gene encoding chaperone protein ClpB3, chloroplastic-like, with the protein METIFSGIQLRVPPSSTKNSNGSILLTHPQLSLGYNLNPKRTTLKLSKALKKDDGFISNKGFKRFGIGNGSSTSTSRRSSSFVVRCEAPKDGKITQQEFTEMAWQAIVSSPEVAKDNKHQIVETEHLMKALLEQKNGLARRIFAKVGVDNTRLLEATDKFIQRQPKVFGESAGSMLGRDLEALIQRSRDYKKEYNDSFVSVEHLLLGYVQDQRFGKQLFKDFQISLKSLKSAIVAIRGSQKFMDQDPEGKYEALEKYGKDLTAMAQAGKLDPVIGRDDEIRRCIQILSRRTKNNPVLIGEPGVGKTAISEGLAQRIVQGDVPQALMNRKLVSLDMGALIAGAKFRGEFEDRLKAVLREVTESDGQTVLFIDEIHTVVGAGATNGAMDAGNLLKPMLGRGELRCIGATTLDEYRKYIEKDPALERRFQQVYVDQPTVEDTISILRGLRERYELHHGVRISDNALVEAAILSDRYISGRFLPDKAIDLVDEAAAKLKMEITSKPTALDEINRTVLKLEMERLSLVNDTDKASKDRLSRLDTELSILKEKQTELTEQWEHEKNVMTRIQSIKEEVDRVNLEIQQAEREYDLNRAAELKYGSLNALQRQLEVAEQELSEYLKSGKSMLREEVAGSDIAEIVSKWTGIPVSKLQQSERQKLLHLEEELHKRVVGQNPAVQAVAEAIQRSRAGLSDPHRPIASFMFMGPTGVGKTELAKTLASYMFNTEESLVRIDMSEYMEKHSVSRLIGAPPGYVGYEEGGQLTETVRRRPYAVILFDEIEKAHSDVFNVFLQILDDGRVTDSQGRTINFNNTVIIMTSNVGSQYLLNTDDETSSKGSAYETIKQRVMDAARSVFRPEFMNRVDEYIVFQPLDREQINSIVKLQLERVQKRIADKKMKIKVTEAAVQLLGSLGYDPSYGARPVKRVIQQNVENELAKGILRGDFKDEDTILIDTEVSVSNGQLPQQKLIFRRVDSSDSTVSSPSPDDQKSFSEAV; encoded by the exons ATGGAGACAATCTTCTCAGGTATTCAGTTAAGAGTTCCTCCTTCATCAACTAAGAATAGTAATGGAAGTATATTGCTTACTCATCCACAATTGTCTCTGGGTtataatttaaaccctaaaagaACAACACTTAAATTATCAAAAGCATTGAAAAAAGATGATGGTTTTATTAGTAATAAAGGGTTTAAGAGATTTGGTATTGGTAATGGTTCTTCTACTTCTACTTCAAGgcgttcttcttcttttgttgttaGATGTGAAGCTCCTAAAGATGGAAAG ATTACCCAACAAGAATTTACAGAGATGGCATGGCAAGCTATTGTTTCATCCCCAGAAGTGGCAAAAGACAACAAGCATCAAATTGTAGAGACTGAGCATTTGATGAAAGCGCTACTGGAGCAGAAAAACGGCCTGGCTCGACGCATATTTGCCAAGGTGGGAGTTGATAATACCCGCCTTCTGGAAGCTACTGATAAATTCATCCAACGGCAACCAAAG GTTTTTGGTGAATCAGCTGGTTCTATGTTAGGGAGGGATTTGGAAGCTCTCATTCAGCGATCCAGGGACTACAAGAAAGAGTACAACGATTCCTTTGTGTCAGTTGAACATTTGTTACTTGGTTATGTACAAGATCAACGTTTTGGGAAACAATTGTTTAAGGATTTCCAGATTTCGCTCAAGAGTCTGAAATCTGCAATCGTAGCTATAAGGGGTAGCCAGAAGTTTATGGACCAAG ATCCCGAAGGGAAGTATGAAGCCTTAGAGAAGTATGGAAAAGATTTGACAGCTATGGCACAGGCGGGAAAGCTTGATCCAGTCATAGGAAGAGATGATGAGATACGCAGATGCATACAGATCCTATCAAGAAGAACTAAGAATAATCCTGTTCTTATTGGTGAACCCGGTGTTGGGAAAACTGCAATATCAGAAGG GCTTGCCCAGAGAATTGTGCAAGGAGATGTTCCTCAAGCTCTTATGAACCGCAAG TTGGTTTCACTTGACATGGGTGCACTAATAGCTGGTGCGAAATTTCGTGGAGAATTTGAGGATAGATTGAAAGCTGTACTCAGAGAAGTAACAGAATCGGACGGCCAGACAGTGCTGTTCATTGATGAGATCCACACAGTTGTTGGGGCAG GTGCTACGAATGGTGCCATGGATGCAGGAAATCTGTTGAAGCCTATGCTTGGCCGTGGAGAACTGCGATGCATAGGTGCAACAACACTCGATGAATATCGCAAATATATTGAGAAAGATCCTGCCTTGGAACGTCGCTTCCAGCAAGTTTATGTTGATCAACCTACAGTTGAAGATACGATATCTATATTACGAGGGCTGCGTGAAAGGTACGAGCTACATCACGGTGTCCGGATATCTGACAATGCACTTGTTGAGGCTGCTATTCTGTCTGATCGCTACATCAGTGGACGTTTTTTGCCGGATAAAG CTATTGACCTAGTTGATGAAGCAGCAGctaaattgaaaatggaaattaCTTCCAAACCTACTGCCCTAGATGAGATCAATCGGACCGTGTTAAAGTTGGAAATGGAACGCCTCTCTCTCGTTAATGACACAGACAAAGCATCAAAAGATAGACTAAGTCGTCTTGATACCGAGCTATCTATCTTAAAGGAGAAACAAACTGAGCTGACTGAGCAATGGGAGCATGAAAAAAATGTCATGACACGTATTCAATCCATTAAAGAGGAG GTTGACAGGGTAAATCTGGAGATTCAGCAAGCAGAGAGAGAGTATGACCTCAATCGTGCTGCTGAGTTGAAGTATGGAAGTCTCAATGCTTTGCAACGCCAGCTTGAAGTTGCTGAACAAGAGTTGAGTGAATATCTTAAATCAGGGAAATCCATGTTAAGGGAAGAGGTTGCCGGAAGTGACATTGCCGAAATAGTTAGTAAATGGACTGGAATTCCTGTTTCAAAGCTGCAGCAATCAGAGAGACAAAAACTATTACATCTAGAGGAAGAGTTGCACAAGCGTGTTGTGGGTCAAAACCCAGCTGTGCAAGCAGTAGCTGAGGCCATCCAACGGTCTCGAGCAGGTCTTTCAGATCCTCACCGCCCCATTgccagtttcatgttcatgggtcCTACTGGTGTGGGCAAGACGGAACTAGCTAAGACCCTTGCTTCCTACATGTTCAACACTGAAGAGTCCCTCGTCAGAATTGACATGAGTGAGTACATGGAGAAACATTCAGTCTCAAGATTGATAGGAGCACCACCTGGCTACGTTGGGTATGAAGAGGGTGGGCAGCTCACAGAGACAGTACGAAGGAGGCCCTACGCTGTAATCCTGTTTGACGAAATCGAGAAGGCTCATTCTGACGTGTTCAACGTATTCCTTCAGATTTTGGATGATGGGAGGGTCACCGACTCACAAGGTCGAACCATAAACTTCAACAACACTGTCATTATTATGACTTCAAACGTGGGGTCACAGTACTTGCTCAACACAGATGATGAAACTTCATCAAAGGGTTCTGCATACGAAACCATTAAGCAAAGGGTGATGGATGCTGCCAGGTCTGTCTTTCGTCCTGAATTCATGAACCGTGTGGATGAGTACATAGTCTTCCAGCCCCTCGACCGCGAGCAGATAAACAGTATTGTGAAATTACAG TTGGAACGAGTACAGAAGAGAATTGCAGATAAAAAGatgaaaatcaaggtaacagaagCTGCAGTACAACTTTTAGGAAGTCTTGGGTATGACCCCAGCTATGGAGCCAGACCAGTGAAGCGAGTAATCCAACAAAACGTGGAGAACGAGCTTGCTAAGGGTATCTTGAGGGGAGATTTCAAAGACGAGGACACAATCTTAATAGACACGGAGGTTTCCGTCTCAAATGGCCAATTGCCTCAACAGAAGCTTATCTTTAGAAGAGTAGACTCCTCTGACTCAACCGTATCTTCACCTTCACCGGACGACCAAAAATCGTTCTCCGAAGCCGTAtaa